One segment of Arthrobacter sp. MMS18-M83 DNA contains the following:
- a CDS encoding YidH family protein, producing the protein MREPAWRKTGKTPDYRFSLANERTFLAWIRTSLALLAGAVAIDQLAPNIAPQPVRIALCVVLSIIGAGLATLAYRRWAQMEAAMRNDQALPFSRVMMLMTIVVAVAAFTFAVLILVAR; encoded by the coding sequence ATGCGTGAACCCGCGTGGCGGAAAACCGGAAAGACGCCGGACTACAGATTCTCCCTCGCAAATGAGCGGACCTTCCTAGCCTGGATTCGCACTTCCTTGGCGCTGCTGGCGGGCGCCGTCGCGATCGATCAGCTTGCTCCGAACATCGCACCGCAGCCGGTGCGCATTGCACTGTGCGTCGTGCTTTCAATCATTGGCGCGGGCCTCGCGACGCTTGCCTACCGTCGTTGGGCGCAGATGGAGGCCGCCATGCGCAACGACCAAGCGTTGCCGTTCTCACGGGTCATGATGCTGATGACCATCGTGGTTGCCGTGGCAGCCTTCACGTTCGCTGTGCTGATCCTGGTGGCGCGTTGA